From Alphaproteobacteria bacterium, one genomic window encodes:
- a CDS encoding J domain-containing protein, producing MLASLPRDGIFSVKMKDPYEILGVKRDATADEIRAAYRKLAKQHHPDLNPGKREAEEQFKAVNAAHDLLSDPQKRARFDRGEIDASGAERPPERPFYRDFGDDAGRTKYRTEAAFDPEDIEELFGRAFRRDRGEGFKARGPDAYYGLTVGFLDAANGAVRRITLPDGRTLDVNIPAGVNDHQILRLKGQGMPGIGGAPSGDALVEITVAPHPLFRRVGNDVVLEMPVSLKEAVLGAKIEVPTIKGPVSLKVPPNSGLGTRLRLKGRGIAGGHEYVEIKVVLPHEPEPELEEFLKSWTPRHPFDPRAKTGKT from the coding sequence ATGCTGGCGTCGCTCCCGAGGGATGGGATATTCTCCGTCAAAATGAAAGACCCTTACGAAATTTTGGGCGTCAAGCGGGACGCAACGGCCGATGAGATTCGCGCGGCCTACCGTAAGCTCGCTAAACAGCATCATCCGGATCTCAATCCGGGAAAGCGCGAAGCTGAAGAGCAATTCAAGGCCGTCAATGCGGCCCACGATCTGCTTTCAGATCCCCAGAAGCGCGCCCGCTTCGATCGTGGCGAGATCGACGCGAGCGGGGCCGAACGACCTCCCGAGCGCCCCTTCTACCGGGATTTTGGCGACGATGCGGGCCGCACCAAATACCGAACCGAGGCGGCTTTCGATCCCGAAGACATCGAAGAGCTTTTCGGTCGCGCATTTCGAAGGGATCGAGGCGAGGGATTCAAGGCAAGGGGCCCCGATGCATATTATGGGCTTACCGTGGGCTTCCTTGATGCGGCAAACGGCGCTGTCCGTCGGATTACATTGCCAGATGGTCGCACACTCGATGTCAACATTCCCGCAGGGGTAAACGACCATCAGATTCTGCGCCTCAAGGGCCAAGGAATGCCTGGAATCGGGGGGGCTCCTTCCGGCGACGCGCTCGTCGAAATCACGGTGGCGCCGCACCCGCTCTTTCGCCGGGTCGGCAATGACGTCGTGCTCGAAATGCCAGTCTCGCTCAAGGAAGCGGTCCTCGGGGCAAAGATCGAAGTGCCGACGATCAAGGGCCCGGTAAGCCTCAAGGTTCCACCAAATTCCGGCCTCGGCACGCGCTTGAGGCTGAAAGGCAGGGGTATCGCCGGAGGGCACGAGTATGTCGAGATCAAGGTTGTCCTTCCGCACGAGCCGGAGCCGGAGCTTGAGGAATTCTTGAAGAGCTGGACGCCGCGCCACCCCTTTGACCCGCGCGCAAAAACGGGGAAGACATGA
- a CDS encoding acetoacetate decarboxylase, with the protein MKEADVVKRAIAMPLTNPAYPIGPYRFKNREYLIITYRTDPKRLRELVPEPLQIGEPLVKFEFIRMPDSTGFGDYTESGQVVPVTLNGRQGGYSHCMFLNDHPPIAGGRELWGFPKKLAEPTLRAEIDTLVGTLDYGPIRIATGTMGYKHREADAAAVKASLQAPNYLLKIIPHVDGTPRICEIVEYYLENIDLKGAWTGPGSLTLTSHALAPLAELPVLEVVAATHIIADLTLGLGKVVHDYLK; encoded by the coding sequence ATGAAGGAAGCAGATGTCGTGAAACGGGCAATCGCGATGCCGCTCACGAACCCCGCGTATCCGATCGGCCCATATCGCTTCAAGAACCGTGAATATCTCATCATCACGTATCGGACCGATCCGAAAAGGCTGCGCGAGTTGGTGCCGGAACCGCTGCAAATCGGCGAACCCCTCGTGAAATTCGAATTCATTCGGATGCCGGACTCGACCGGCTTCGGCGACTACACCGAAAGCGGCCAAGTCGTCCCTGTGACCCTGAACGGCCGACAGGGCGGCTACAGCCATTGCATGTTCTTGAACGATCATCCACCAATCGCCGGGGGTCGTGAGCTCTGGGGATTTCCGAAAAAGCTTGCCGAACCTACATTGCGCGCGGAGATCGACACGCTGGTCGGAACGCTCGATTATGGCCCCATTCGTATTGCGACCGGCACCATGGGCTATAAGCACAGGGAAGCCGATGCGGCGGCGGTGAAGGCCTCGCTCCAGGCGCCAAATTACCTTCTCAAGATCATCCCGCATGTCGATGGCACGCCGCGCATCTGCGAGATCGTCGAATACTATCTCGAGAACATCGACCTCAAGGGCGCTTGGACGGGACCGGGCAGTCTCACGCTCACCTCCCATGCACTCGCACCGCTTGCGGAACTACCCGTACTGGAGGTCGTGGCAGCGACGCATATCATTGCCGATCTGACACTTGGCCTCGGCAAGGTCGTGCACGATTATCTGAAGTGA
- a CDS encoding ATP-binding protein has product MQNNAASSTVRRILIVDDDLGYAESLADLLALQGYEAHVADRPEAAAHALKWVDLAVVMLDVRLRLESGVDLLSRLKDERPDLICVMMTAHVDTQTAIKALRHGAYDYCDKSCEPSELYAVLERCFERRQLQEERRAAYEALRIAKEEAEAARAQAEAANQAKSEFLATMSHELRTPLNAVIGFSQVMLNETLGPIGRPQYKEYAKDIHDSGMHLLEIINDILDLSKAEAGKLVLEEEWVDLGEVIDATCRLIRPRAERMGLSVTANLCARMPRLLADERKLKQILLNLVSNAVKFTPAGGYIEIVARLDPVGGYCVTVQDTGIGIGAEDLDRVLEPFVQVENAFTRSHQGSGLGLPLAAKMTELHGGRLSIESTLGKGTRVSLTIPLERVAQFSETF; this is encoded by the coding sequence ATGCAGAATAACGCCGCCTCATCGACCGTTCGGCGCATCCTGATCGTCGATGACGATCTCGGATATGCGGAGTCGCTTGCCGACTTGCTTGCGCTGCAAGGCTACGAAGCGCACGTCGCGGATCGGCCGGAGGCGGCAGCCCACGCCCTCAAATGGGTCGACCTTGCGGTCGTCATGCTGGACGTCCGCCTCCGCCTCGAATCGGGCGTCGACCTGCTTTCTCGATTGAAGGACGAGCGACCGGATCTCATCTGCGTGATGATGACCGCGCATGTCGATACGCAGACGGCGATCAAGGCGCTGCGCCACGGCGCATACGACTATTGCGACAAATCATGCGAGCCGAGCGAACTCTACGCGGTCCTCGAGCGATGCTTCGAACGGCGTCAGCTTCAGGAGGAACGGCGTGCGGCCTACGAGGCATTGCGCATCGCAAAGGAGGAAGCCGAAGCCGCGCGGGCGCAGGCGGAGGCGGCGAATCAGGCCAAGTCCGAATTCCTCGCGACGATGAGTCACGAGCTGAGGACGCCGCTAAATGCGGTCATTGGATTCTCCCAGGTTATGCTGAACGAAACGCTCGGCCCGATCGGGCGACCGCAGTACAAGGAGTACGCCAAGGACATTCACGACAGCGGGATGCACCTGCTCGAGATCATCAACGATATCCTCGATCTTTCCAAGGCGGAGGCCGGAAAACTCGTGCTGGAAGAGGAGTGGGTGGACCTTGGCGAAGTGATCGATGCGACGTGTCGCCTGATCCGTCCGCGCGCCGAACGGATGGGACTGAGCGTCACCGCGAATCTGTGTGCTCGGATGCCGCGTCTTCTTGCCGACGAACGGAAGCTCAAGCAAATTCTTCTTAATCTCGTGTCGAACGCCGTGAAATTCACCCCTGCTGGCGGCTATATCGAGATCGTGGCAAGGCTCGATCCGGTAGGCGGCTACTGCGTAACGGTGCAAGATACCGGCATTGGCATCGGTGCGGAGGATCTAGACCGGGTGCTCGAGCCGTTTGTCCAAGTCGAAAACGCTTTCACGCGAAGCCATCAGGGCAGCGGGCTCGGTTTGCCGCTCGCTGCGAAGATGACGGAGCTTCACGGCGGGCGGCTATCGATCGAAAGCACGCTTGGGAAGGGAACGCGGGTATCGCTCACAATTCCATTGGAGCGCGTGGCGCAATTCTCTGAAACTTTCTAG
- a CDS encoding ATP-binding protein, with product MAMLRDANLGGFIRSKTGSRFLKFVCFCAVLAAGVGYGVYSFSVAAFTANKSEEKITALQLVDAFVTNYADVRTKFANDAAPVPATFRAHSIDIFNKARSADNVLRLLWVGREGREVATPPADEQMAETIEAFSQEINPKPRTTFLTVDGETVLRTIYPSLATQESCVNCHNKLAPEKAQWRLNDVMGAFSIDVPAGAFIRKASLYSTALAIVVFIMVAGSGLLISLLHFRQITEREASQMRLEESEQRFRDFAKSASDWFWEQDANLRFSYLSDPVRHSGLPASAHLGKTRREVVHHGVSDEQWRIHQQDLDARRPFQNFRIQRIGPAGDMRHISVSGTPVFDEQGTFRGYRGTARDITAEVSNELELARRMDERTAQLRAAQEELLAKERLSILGQLTATVAHELRNPLSAIRNSIYTIKEVVTGKGLGLDRALTRVEHSIVRCDRIVTDLLDYTRSRELQCASLDLDRWLGDVLDEQRIPDGIVLSRELGTSGTTVTFDPERLRRVMVNLIDNAVQAIGQIAARDGEAGIAVSTHEIPGNIEIVVADTGPGIPTDVLPKIFEPLFSTKSFGTGLGLPTVKQIVEQHGGHVTVASEVGSGTRVTIRLPLIHRQEIAA from the coding sequence ATGGCGATGCTCCGCGATGCAAATTTGGGCGGGTTCATCCGGTCGAAGACCGGATCCCGCTTCCTGAAATTCGTCTGCTTTTGCGCCGTATTGGCCGCGGGGGTCGGCTACGGCGTCTATTCGTTCAGCGTTGCCGCCTTCACTGCCAACAAGAGCGAGGAAAAGATCACGGCCCTTCAATTGGTCGATGCATTCGTGACGAATTACGCGGACGTGCGGACCAAGTTCGCCAATGACGCCGCTCCTGTTCCAGCGACGTTCCGCGCCCATTCGATCGACATTTTTAACAAGGCCCGCAGTGCCGATAACGTCCTTCGCCTGCTATGGGTCGGGCGGGAGGGTCGCGAAGTTGCAACCCCACCGGCAGACGAACAAATGGCCGAAACAATCGAGGCTTTCAGCCAGGAGATCAACCCAAAGCCACGCACCACGTTTCTCACCGTCGACGGCGAAACCGTCCTCCGCACGATTTATCCATCCCTTGCGACCCAGGAGAGCTGCGTCAACTGCCATAATAAACTCGCGCCCGAGAAGGCGCAGTGGCGCCTCAACGACGTGATGGGCGCGTTCTCGATCGACGTTCCCGCGGGCGCTTTCATTCGAAAGGCGTCTCTGTATTCGACGGCGCTGGCCATCGTCGTCTTCATCATGGTCGCAGGGTCGGGATTGCTGATCTCCCTATTGCATTTCCGTCAGATTACGGAGCGCGAGGCGTCGCAAATGCGCCTTGAGGAAAGTGAACAGAGATTTCGCGATTTTGCGAAATCGGCGTCCGACTGGTTTTGGGAGCAAGATGCGAATCTCCGCTTCAGCTATTTGTCCGATCCTGTGCGACATTCGGGCCTGCCGGCCTCGGCGCATCTCGGAAAAACGCGCCGAGAGGTCGTTCATCACGGCGTCAGCGACGAGCAATGGCGCATACACCAGCAAGACCTTGATGCGCGCCGGCCGTTTCAAAATTTTCGAATTCAGCGCATCGGACCGGCCGGGGATATGCGGCATATCAGCGTGAGTGGAACCCCGGTGTTCGACGAACAGGGGACGTTCCGCGGCTATAGGGGAACGGCGCGAGATATCACGGCCGAGGTGTCGAACGAGCTTGAACTTGCGCGCAGGATGGACGAGCGCACGGCGCAATTGCGTGCTGCCCAGGAGGAATTGCTTGCCAAGGAACGCCTCTCGATCCTCGGCCAGTTGACGGCGACCGTTGCTCACGAACTGCGCAACCCGCTCAGTGCGATTCGCAACTCGATCTACACGATAAAGGAGGTCGTCACCGGAAAAGGCTTGGGGCTTGATCGTGCACTAACGCGCGTCGAGCACAGTATCGTGCGCTGCGACCGCATCGTGACCGATCTTTTGGACTATACCCGAAGCCGCGAGTTGCAGTGCGCGTCACTCGATCTCGATCGTTGGCTTGGTGATGTCCTCGACGAGCAAAGGATTCCCGACGGTATCGTTCTCTCCCGCGAGTTAGGTACTAGCGGAACGACCGTGACGTTCGACCCCGAGCGCTTACGCCGTGTCATGGTCAATTTGATCGACAATGCGGTCCAGGCCATTGGCCAAATCGCCGCAAGGGACGGCGAAGCCGGAATTGCGGTGAGCACTCACGAAATTCCTGGAAACATCGAGATCGTCGTCGCCGATACCGGCCCCGGCATCCCGACCGATGTACTTCCCAAAATCTTCGAGCCGCTTTTTAGCACCAAGTCGTTTGGAACCGGCCTCGGATTGCCCACCGTCAAACAGATCGTCGAGCAACATGGCGGCCATGTTACCGTCGCGAGCGAAGTTGGCAGTGGGACGCGAGTCACGATCAGGCTGCCATTGATCCATCGTCAGGAGATTGCCGCATGA
- a CDS encoding VOC family protein, with amino-acid sequence MQVQPYLFFDGRCEEAAEFYRKALEAEVTMLLRFKDSPVPVDDSKVPPGAAEKVMHMRLRIGDATVLASDGRCLGQPSFQGFALTLTVADESEARRLFGALADGGKVQMPLEKTFFSPCFGMAADRFGVSWMVYVAQ; translated from the coding sequence ATGCAAGTCCAACCCTATCTGTTCTTCGACGGCCGCTGCGAGGAAGCGGCCGAGTTCTATCGCAAGGCGCTTGAAGCGGAAGTGACGATGCTCCTGCGTTTCAAGGACAGCCCCGTCCCCGTCGATGACTCTAAAGTTCCGCCAGGTGCTGCAGAGAAGGTCATGCACATGCGCTTGCGTATCGGCGATGCAACCGTTCTCGCGTCCGACGGCCGATGCCTGGGTCAGCCGAGCTTTCAGGGCTTCGCTCTCACGCTAACTGTGGCGGACGAGTCAGAGGCGAGACGGCTGTTTGGCGCTTTGGCCGACGGCGGCAAGGTGCAAATGCCGCTCGAAAAGACCTTCTTTTCTCCGTGCTTCGGTATGGCAGCGGACCGCTTCGGCGTGTCATGGATGGTCTATGTGGCGCAGTGA
- a CDS encoding response regulator, with protein sequence MSGRIFIVDDDRDHAESVADVLMLHGYTVDIAFTGEEGIARFRAQEFDVVLMDVRLPGMNGVETFFELKKIRPQARVLMMTGFSVERLVAEAVEHGALGVLHKPFLIADLLETLERVKPRGMVLVADDDPDFASSIEPILFRNGYVVEIARDGAEALWKASKPELSCLILDLRMPVLSGLEVYLKLREAAKVVPTIFVTGFVAEEGTALERVKQFTDGLLIKPFDPAELLKALQAAILSRQRAPAHAE encoded by the coding sequence ATGAGCGGGCGAATTTTCATCGTCGATGACGACCGGGATCACGCCGAGAGTGTGGCCGACGTGCTCATGCTGCATGGCTACACCGTCGATATCGCATTCACCGGCGAGGAAGGCATCGCCCGTTTCCGCGCCCAGGAATTCGACGTCGTGCTCATGGATGTGAGACTGCCGGGAATGAACGGTGTTGAGACCTTCTTCGAGCTGAAGAAAATAAGGCCACAAGCGCGAGTCCTGATGATGACGGGATTCAGCGTCGAACGATTGGTTGCGGAAGCGGTTGAGCACGGCGCCCTCGGCGTCCTGCATAAGCCCTTTCTGATCGCCGATCTCCTCGAAACCCTGGAGCGTGTGAAGCCACGCGGTATGGTGCTTGTGGCGGACGACGACCCCGATTTCGCCTCGTCGATCGAACCGATCCTGTTTCGGAACGGCTATGTGGTCGAGATCGCTCGCGATGGGGCGGAAGCTCTATGGAAAGCATCGAAGCCGGAGCTTAGTTGCTTGATCCTCGATTTGAGGATGCCGGTGCTGTCCGGCCTCGAAGTCTATTTGAAGCTCCGCGAAGCGGCGAAGGTTGTGCCGACGATCTTCGTAACTGGCTTTGTGGCCGAGGAAGGTACCGCCCTCGAGCGAGTGAAACAGTTCACCGACGGCCTTCTCATTAAGCCCTTCGACCCCGCTGAGCTATTGAAAGCGCTGCAGGCCGCTATTTTGTCAAGGCAAAGGGCTCCAGCGCATGCAGAATAA
- a CDS encoding serine hydrolase domain-containing protein, whose amino-acid sequence MELLRALELFLAENVKGVSVDAQAVLVHVIRPPNYQSASSDRGTEESPVLFRPGPPPGVEPYYLDVGTFQVALHNALKDVVAGYVAQLRQSGQIRFTSEWQYAQRPQDGSEWWAPGVQMHVASVSKLMTAMAMMVLFRDNNISPDALITDYLPDYWVEGPNVEYITFRNLFNHTSGLSASDLVDFEIMKSAIAGGINPGARGQYNYQNLNYALCRILLAVINGNINKNAYFDPPPIPGFPPQPWNDILWDYVTVTAYEAYLQANVFQPSGVVGATLDHPPGCALAYRVPDDAEPGWNSGSLEESCGYAGWHLSVNELLDVMGEFRRGGGILTPAAAQAMLDNGFGVDPFTGGPLPAALTTLAGNVYCKPGDWHDPNNQDEQSLAFFLPEDMELVVLVNSMVDGQTGPPNNYFRCVVTQAYLDNLTTQPPIIHQ is encoded by the coding sequence ATGGAACTGCTACGAGCTCTGGAGTTGTTTCTCGCCGAGAATGTGAAAGGTGTCTCCGTCGACGCCCAAGCCGTTCTGGTGCATGTCATTCGACCACCCAATTACCAGAGCGCCTCCTCGGATCGCGGAACTGAGGAAAGCCCGGTGCTGTTCAGGCCTGGGCCACCGCCAGGCGTCGAACCGTACTATCTCGACGTCGGCACGTTCCAGGTCGCCCTGCACAATGCGTTGAAAGACGTCGTTGCCGGCTACGTGGCGCAACTCCGTCAGTCTGGCCAGATACGGTTCACCAGTGAATGGCAATACGCCCAACGTCCGCAAGACGGCAGCGAGTGGTGGGCACCGGGTGTGCAGATGCATGTGGCAAGCGTGAGCAAGCTCATGACCGCTATGGCCATGATGGTGCTCTTCCGCGATAACAACATCTCGCCGGATGCGCTGATCACGGATTACCTGCCGGACTATTGGGTGGAAGGGCCCAATGTCGAATACATCACCTTCCGGAACCTGTTCAACCACACCAGCGGCCTCTCGGCGAGTGATCTCGTCGACTTCGAGATCATGAAATCGGCGATCGCTGGTGGCATCAATCCGGGCGCTCGCGGACAGTACAACTATCAAAATCTGAACTACGCGCTGTGCCGGATTCTGCTCGCGGTCATCAACGGCAACATCAACAAGAACGCGTATTTCGATCCACCCCCGATTCCAGGCTTTCCTCCCCAACCGTGGAATGACATCCTCTGGGATTATGTGACGGTCACCGCTTATGAGGCATATCTGCAAGCCAACGTGTTTCAGCCCTCTGGTGTGGTTGGCGCCACGCTCGATCATCCGCCCGGGTGCGCGCTGGCCTACCGGGTGCCCGACGATGCGGAGCCCGGCTGGAACTCGGGTTCCCTGGAGGAGAGCTGCGGCTACGCCGGCTGGCATCTCTCTGTCAACGAGCTGCTCGATGTGATGGGCGAATTTCGCCGGGGCGGCGGCATTCTGACGCCCGCCGCGGCGCAGGCCATGCTTGACAATGGCTTTGGCGTCGACCCGTTTACTGGCGGTCCACTTCCTGCTGCCCTGACTACGCTCGCCGGCAACGTGTACTGCAAGCCCGGCGACTGGCACGATCCCAACAACCAGGACGAACAAAGCCTCGCGTTTTTCTTGCCGGAGGATATGGAGCTGGTGGTGTTGGTTAACTCAATGGTCGATGGACAAACAGGACCACCAAATAACTACTTCCGCTGCGTCGTGACGCAGGCGTACCTCGACAACCTGACCACGCAACCACCGATTATTCATCAGTAG
- a CDS encoding nuclear transport factor 2 family protein: MKNDFEALTVLNRDYIHSVQHGDVRRFSQILAEDFLCSNPDGSLVDKPQFLVQTGRPVTISDLAIEDVRVRILGDVAIIHARTSYTTAEGERRNGRYTDVWARRNGAWLAVSAHVTR; encoded by the coding sequence ATGAAAAACGACTTCGAGGCGCTAACGGTACTCAACCGCGACTATATTCATTCGGTGCAACATGGCGACGTTCGGCGGTTTAGCCAGATATTAGCCGAGGATTTCCTTTGCTCGAACCCCGATGGCTCGCTCGTCGACAAGCCGCAGTTCCTTGTGCAAACGGGACGCCCGGTGACGATCAGCGATCTTGCGATAGAGGATGTCCGCGTGCGAATCCTCGGAGACGTCGCAATCATCCATGCGCGCACCAGCTACACGACCGCAGAAGGCGAACGACGCAACGGTCGTTATACCGATGTCTGGGCACGCCGGAACGGAGCCTGGCTCGCCGTGTCTGCGCACGTAACGCGATGA